DNA sequence from the Acidobacteriota bacterium genome:
TACTCCACTTGCCCGATCCGGCCGCGGCGAAATAAAGAAAGACGAAGCAAAACAAGGCCGCGAGCTCGCCGCCGTTCATGATCGGCCACAGGCCTCGGGGCGCGTGCGCCTGGAAGTACGCCACCGCCATCTGGCCGCTCGCGACAAAGGCCACGGGGCTGGTGAACAGCCCGAGCGCAATCATCGCTCCGCCAATCACCTCGATGATGCCGGCCAGGCCCATCTGGGACATCAGCTCCACCGGCGCTGAGCGTCCGAACCCGCCAAACAGCTTGGGCAGTCCGTGCAGGAAGAACAGCAGGCCGGCGGTGAAGCGCAGGAGGGCGTATAGGTGGGACCGAAATGGCGCCAGCAGCTTTTCCATGCAGGGCATTACGCTGCCCGGACGCCAGCCGCTTACCTAGCACGGAGGTTCAATCACGAGGGTTCCATCACGGG
Encoded proteins:
- a CDS encoding DoxX family protein; translation: MEKLLAPFRSHLYALLRFTAGLLFFLHGLPKLFGGFGRSAPVELMSQMGLAGIIEVIGGAMIALGLFTSPVAFVASGQMAVAYFQAHAPRGLWPIMNGGELAALFCFVFLYFAAAGSGKWSIDAMRK